A single window of Nicotiana sylvestris chromosome 5, ASM39365v2, whole genome shotgun sequence DNA harbors:
- the LOC138868953 gene encoding uncharacterized protein produces MSPWGAPILFVKNKDISMRMCIDYRHLNKVIVKNMYPLPCIDDLFDQLQGAKVFSKIGLSSGYHQLKILEIDIPKNVFRTRWIKKCEESFQKPKTALTTVPVLDGRLIAYVSRQLKVHEKNYPIHDLELAAIIHGVKIWRHYLYGVPCEIYIDHRSLQHLFKQKDLNLCQRRWLELLKDDDIAILYHPRKANVVAYALSCTAEGLGSLAYLPATERPLALDVQALANQFVRLDEPSRVLSCVVSQTSLHDRIKKCNYDEPYLFVLKDTIQYGDAKEVTIGNDGASQMQGKLCVANVDGLRESIL; encoded by the exons atgtcgccttggggtgctcccatattgtttgtaaagaaTAAGGATATTTCTATgcgcatgtgtattgattatcgccatttgaacaaggttatagtgaagaacatgtatccattgccttgtattgatgacctatttgatcagttacagggtgctaaagtgttctccaagattggcTTGAGTTCAGgctatcatcaattgaagattttgGAGATAGATATCCCGAAGAATGtgttcaggactcg GTGGATAAagaagtgtgaggagagctttcaaaagcccaagactgctttgactacagtCCCAGTATTG gacggtaggttGATTGCCTATGTGTCTAGAcagctgaaggtgcatgagaagaactatcctatccatgaccttgagttagcagctattaTTCATGGTGTGAAGATTTggcggcactatttgtatggtgtcccttgtgagatctacatcGATCATCGGAGtctgcagcatttgttcaaacagaaggatcttaacttgtgtcagcgaaggtggttagagttgcttaaggacgaTGATATCGCCATTCTATATCATCCTAGGAAGGCAAATGTTGTGGCATATGCCTTGAGTTGTACGGCGGAGGGTTTGGGCAGTCTAGCATATCTACCAGCAACGGAGAGGCCattagcattggatgttcaggccttggccaaccagtttgttagattggatgagccgagtcgagttttgtcttgtgtggtttctcagacTTCTCTTCATGATCGCATCAAAAAGTGTAACTATGATGAACCCTAtctgtttgtccttaaggacacgattCAGTAtggtgatgctaaggaggtcactattggaaATGATGGTGCATCGCAGATGCAAGGCAAGCTATGTGTGGCCAATGTAGATGGTTTGCGTGAGTCGATTCTCTAG